The Oryzias latipes chromosome 16, ASM223467v1 genome includes a region encoding these proteins:
- the LOC101168071 gene encoding basal cell adhesion molecule isoform X3 produces MDGKTLRLTPLWCTLLLWAFQVCSGAVTVTVSPQVNVVKDGTATLPCKYTGTKANSIVVAWTVDYEGSRRRLAYKSGEEIKSDDALILKGRATMGADLSLTITKVEPFDELTYWCEVTAGPDGYKDAPTLLKVFHTPETPELKKPTSQAISVTSTSSSEIGTCVTKNALPQPRLIWFKNDQPIPEVKDKFKETYMVPSVVKESSGLFTVQSILYMRPKKEDKDSVFFCKVEYSTLQNTTETKSSGTININLNYPPEKTTFTLLNTPPIKEGDKVEMKCETDGNPQPLFDFSKDNKDIKGEGGLLTLKSVKRTDSGEYLCKGTDFDNFDKDLSAKLNLMVHYIDPVVVTPPEAQTVSLGQKVERQCEVKASDKHTLQWIKGSEVLSQDGNLSIDNVGYDQAGDYTCVGAVPYVPGLKANATFTLTVEGKPIIAQPTDGEVPKEGSPVTLKCAAHGEPKPQFTWAPSAKESVEIKGNMIVSTIVLNATADIMKHGVNCTVNNKFGSDFKTIKVSMKDERADMQQGGSSAVVVAVVVCVLLLLLLVGLIYCLNKRTKLPCSKKDKKDMVTGDVNNDIVVEMKTGKTEHDGLLNKKATAEK; encoded by the exons tttGCAGTGGAGCTGTGACGGTGACAGTGTCTCCTCAAGTGAATGTGGTCAAAGATGGAACAGCAACCCTGCCCTGCAAATACACTGGAACAAAGGCAAACAGTATAGTGGTTGCATGGACTGTT GATTATGAAGGATCCAGAAGGCGCCTTGCATATAAATCAGGGGAGGAAATAAAAAGTGATGATGCTTTGATTCTAAAAGGACGGGCCACTATGGGAGCTGATTTGAGCTTGACCATCACCAAGGTTGAACCATTTGACGAGCTCACTTACTGGTGCGAGGTCACTGCTGGCCCTGATGGGTACAAGGATGCCCCCACTCTCCTTAAAGTCTTCC ATACTCCAGAGACCCCAGAACTCAAAAAGCCAACTTCTCAGGCCATTTCAGTTACAAGCACCAGCAGCTCAGAG ATTGGTACCTGTGTTACAAAGAACGCCCTTCCCCAGCCAAGACTCATCTGGTTCAAAAACGATCAGCCCATTCCAGAAGTTAAAGACAAGTTCAAGG aaacCTACATGGTTCCCTCAGTCGTGAAGGAGTCTTCAGGTCTTTTCACTGTTCAGAGCATCCTGTACATGAGGCCCAAAAAAGAGGATAAGGACTCTGTGTTCTTCTGCAAAGTGGAATACAGCACTCTACAAAACACCACAGAGACGAAGAGTTCTGGCACCATCAACATCAACCTGAACT ATCCCCCTGAGAAAACAACTTTCACCTTACTCAACACTCCCCCAATCAAAGAGGGTGATAAAGTTGAGATGAAGTGTGAGACTGATGGAAACCCTCAGCCCTTGTTTGATTTCAGTAAAGAT AACAAAGACATCAAAGGTGAAGGTGGCCTTTTGACACTGAAATCGGTCAAACGCACAGACTCTGGTGAATACCTATGCAAAGGCACGGACTTTGACAACTTTGATAAAGATCTATCAGCAAAACTCAACCTCATGGTCCACT ATATTGACCCAGTTGTTGTGACCCCTCCCGAGGCCCAAACTGTCAGTCTGGGGCAGAAGGTGGAGCGGCAGTGTGAGGTCAAGGCATCAGACAAACATACGCTTCAATGGATAAAG GGCTCTGAGGTTCTTTCTCAGGATGGCAATCTATCAATAGACAATGTTGGCTATGATCAAGCAGGAGATTACACATGTGTAGGAGCTGTCCCATATGTGCCTGGACTGAAAGCCAATGCAACTTTCACCCTGACTGTTGAAG GAAAACCAATTATTGCTCAACCTACTGATGGAGAGGTGCCAAAGGAAGGATCCCCAGTTACCTTGAAATGCGCTGCTCATGGTGAACCCAAACCACAGTTTACATGGGCGCCCTCAGCCAAAGAG TCTGTTGAAATTAAAGGCAACATGATAGTCAGCACAATTGTCCTAAATGCCACTGCTGACATCATGAAGCACGGGGTCAACTGCACAGTCAACAACAAATTTGGAAGTGACTTCAAGACCATCAAAGTGTCAATGAAAGATGAGCGAG CTGACATGCAGCAGGGGGGCTCCAGCGCGGTGGTGGTAGCTGTAGTGGTGTGtgttctgctgctcctgctgctggtgGGCCTCATCTACTGCCTGAACAAGAGGACCAAGCTGCCGTGCAGCAAGAAGGATAAGAAGGACAT GGTCACTGGAGACGTGAACAACGACATTGTGGTTGAGATGAAGACAGGCAAGACCGAGCATGATGGTCTCCTCAACAAAAAAGCAACAGCAGAAAAG TGA
- the LOC101168071 gene encoding basal cell adhesion molecule isoform X1: MDGKTLRLTPLWCTLLLWAFQVCSGAVTVTVSPQVNVVKDGTATLPCKYTGTKANSIVVAWTVDYEGSRRRLAYKSGEEIKSDDALILKGRATMGADLSLTITKVEPFDELTYWCEVTAGPDGYKDAPTLLKVFHTPETPELKKPTSQAISVTSTSSSEIGTCVTKNALPQPRLIWFKNDQPIPEVKDKFKETYMVPSVVKESSGLFTVQSILYMRPKKEDKDSVFFCKVEYSTLQNTTETKSSGTININLNYPPEKTTFTLLNTPPIKEGDKVEMKCETDGNPQPLFDFSKDNKDIKGEGGLLTLKSVKRTDSGEYLCKGTDFDNFDKDLSAKLNLMVHYIDPVVVTPPEAQTVSLGQKVERQCEVKASDKHTLQWIKGSEVLSQDGNLSIDNVGYDQAGDYTCVGAVPYVPGLKANATFTLTVEGKPIIAQPTDGEVPKEGSPVTLKCAAHGEPKPQFTWAPSAKESVEIKGNMIVSTIVLNATADIMKHGVNCTVNNKFGSDFKTIKVSMKDERAFKGSAEVLLSGNPVLKSADMQQGGSSAVVVAVVVCVLLLLLLVGLIYCLNKRTKLPCSKKDKKDMVTGDVNNDIVVEMKTGKTEHDGLLNKKATAEK; this comes from the exons tttGCAGTGGAGCTGTGACGGTGACAGTGTCTCCTCAAGTGAATGTGGTCAAAGATGGAACAGCAACCCTGCCCTGCAAATACACTGGAACAAAGGCAAACAGTATAGTGGTTGCATGGACTGTT GATTATGAAGGATCCAGAAGGCGCCTTGCATATAAATCAGGGGAGGAAATAAAAAGTGATGATGCTTTGATTCTAAAAGGACGGGCCACTATGGGAGCTGATTTGAGCTTGACCATCACCAAGGTTGAACCATTTGACGAGCTCACTTACTGGTGCGAGGTCACTGCTGGCCCTGATGGGTACAAGGATGCCCCCACTCTCCTTAAAGTCTTCC ATACTCCAGAGACCCCAGAACTCAAAAAGCCAACTTCTCAGGCCATTTCAGTTACAAGCACCAGCAGCTCAGAG ATTGGTACCTGTGTTACAAAGAACGCCCTTCCCCAGCCAAGACTCATCTGGTTCAAAAACGATCAGCCCATTCCAGAAGTTAAAGACAAGTTCAAGG aaacCTACATGGTTCCCTCAGTCGTGAAGGAGTCTTCAGGTCTTTTCACTGTTCAGAGCATCCTGTACATGAGGCCCAAAAAAGAGGATAAGGACTCTGTGTTCTTCTGCAAAGTGGAATACAGCACTCTACAAAACACCACAGAGACGAAGAGTTCTGGCACCATCAACATCAACCTGAACT ATCCCCCTGAGAAAACAACTTTCACCTTACTCAACACTCCCCCAATCAAAGAGGGTGATAAAGTTGAGATGAAGTGTGAGACTGATGGAAACCCTCAGCCCTTGTTTGATTTCAGTAAAGAT AACAAAGACATCAAAGGTGAAGGTGGCCTTTTGACACTGAAATCGGTCAAACGCACAGACTCTGGTGAATACCTATGCAAAGGCACGGACTTTGACAACTTTGATAAAGATCTATCAGCAAAACTCAACCTCATGGTCCACT ATATTGACCCAGTTGTTGTGACCCCTCCCGAGGCCCAAACTGTCAGTCTGGGGCAGAAGGTGGAGCGGCAGTGTGAGGTCAAGGCATCAGACAAACATACGCTTCAATGGATAAAG GGCTCTGAGGTTCTTTCTCAGGATGGCAATCTATCAATAGACAATGTTGGCTATGATCAAGCAGGAGATTACACATGTGTAGGAGCTGTCCCATATGTGCCTGGACTGAAAGCCAATGCAACTTTCACCCTGACTGTTGAAG GAAAACCAATTATTGCTCAACCTACTGATGGAGAGGTGCCAAAGGAAGGATCCCCAGTTACCTTGAAATGCGCTGCTCATGGTGAACCCAAACCACAGTTTACATGGGCGCCCTCAGCCAAAGAG TCTGTTGAAATTAAAGGCAACATGATAGTCAGCACAATTGTCCTAAATGCCACTGCTGACATCATGAAGCACGGGGTCAACTGCACAGTCAACAACAAATTTGGAAGTGACTTCAAGACCATCAAAGTGTCAATGAAAGATGAGCGAG CATTTAAAGGCTCAGCTGAAG TGCTGCTCTCTGGAAACCCTGTGCTAAAGTCAG CTGACATGCAGCAGGGGGGCTCCAGCGCGGTGGTGGTAGCTGTAGTGGTGTGtgttctgctgctcctgctgctggtgGGCCTCATCTACTGCCTGAACAAGAGGACCAAGCTGCCGTGCAGCAAGAAGGATAAGAAGGACAT GGTCACTGGAGACGTGAACAACGACATTGTGGTTGAGATGAAGACAGGCAAGACCGAGCATGATGGTCTCCTCAACAAAAAAGCAACAGCAGAAAAG TGA
- the LOC101168071 gene encoding basal cell adhesion molecule isoform X2: MDGKTLRLTPLWCTLLLWAFQVCSGAVTVTVSPQVNVVKDGTATLPCKYTGTKANSIVVAWTVDYEGSRRRLAYKSGEEIKSDDALILKGRATMGADLSLTITKVEPFDELTYWCEVTAGPDGYKDAPTLLKVFHTPETPELKKPTSQAISVTSTSSSEIGTCVTKNALPQPRLIWFKNDQPIPEVKDKFKETYMVPSVVKESSGLFTVQSILYMRPKKEDKDSVFFCKVEYSTLQNTTETKSSGTININLNYPPEKTTFTLLNTPPIKEGDKVEMKCETDGNPQPLFDFSKDNKDIKGEGGLLTLKSVKRTDSGEYLCKGTDFDNFDKDLSAKLNLMVHYIDPVVVTPPEAQTVSLGQKVERQCEVKASDKHTLQWIKGSEVLSQDGNLSIDNVGYDQAGDYTCVGAVPYVPGLKANATFTLTVEGKPIIAQPTDGEVPKEGSPVTLKCAAHGEPKPQFTWAPSAKESVEIKGNMIVSTIVLNATADIMKHGVNCTVNNKFGSDFKTIKVSMKDERAFKGSAEADMQQGGSSAVVVAVVVCVLLLLLLVGLIYCLNKRTKLPCSKKDKKDMVTGDVNNDIVVEMKTGKTEHDGLLNKKATAEK; this comes from the exons tttGCAGTGGAGCTGTGACGGTGACAGTGTCTCCTCAAGTGAATGTGGTCAAAGATGGAACAGCAACCCTGCCCTGCAAATACACTGGAACAAAGGCAAACAGTATAGTGGTTGCATGGACTGTT GATTATGAAGGATCCAGAAGGCGCCTTGCATATAAATCAGGGGAGGAAATAAAAAGTGATGATGCTTTGATTCTAAAAGGACGGGCCACTATGGGAGCTGATTTGAGCTTGACCATCACCAAGGTTGAACCATTTGACGAGCTCACTTACTGGTGCGAGGTCACTGCTGGCCCTGATGGGTACAAGGATGCCCCCACTCTCCTTAAAGTCTTCC ATACTCCAGAGACCCCAGAACTCAAAAAGCCAACTTCTCAGGCCATTTCAGTTACAAGCACCAGCAGCTCAGAG ATTGGTACCTGTGTTACAAAGAACGCCCTTCCCCAGCCAAGACTCATCTGGTTCAAAAACGATCAGCCCATTCCAGAAGTTAAAGACAAGTTCAAGG aaacCTACATGGTTCCCTCAGTCGTGAAGGAGTCTTCAGGTCTTTTCACTGTTCAGAGCATCCTGTACATGAGGCCCAAAAAAGAGGATAAGGACTCTGTGTTCTTCTGCAAAGTGGAATACAGCACTCTACAAAACACCACAGAGACGAAGAGTTCTGGCACCATCAACATCAACCTGAACT ATCCCCCTGAGAAAACAACTTTCACCTTACTCAACACTCCCCCAATCAAAGAGGGTGATAAAGTTGAGATGAAGTGTGAGACTGATGGAAACCCTCAGCCCTTGTTTGATTTCAGTAAAGAT AACAAAGACATCAAAGGTGAAGGTGGCCTTTTGACACTGAAATCGGTCAAACGCACAGACTCTGGTGAATACCTATGCAAAGGCACGGACTTTGACAACTTTGATAAAGATCTATCAGCAAAACTCAACCTCATGGTCCACT ATATTGACCCAGTTGTTGTGACCCCTCCCGAGGCCCAAACTGTCAGTCTGGGGCAGAAGGTGGAGCGGCAGTGTGAGGTCAAGGCATCAGACAAACATACGCTTCAATGGATAAAG GGCTCTGAGGTTCTTTCTCAGGATGGCAATCTATCAATAGACAATGTTGGCTATGATCAAGCAGGAGATTACACATGTGTAGGAGCTGTCCCATATGTGCCTGGACTGAAAGCCAATGCAACTTTCACCCTGACTGTTGAAG GAAAACCAATTATTGCTCAACCTACTGATGGAGAGGTGCCAAAGGAAGGATCCCCAGTTACCTTGAAATGCGCTGCTCATGGTGAACCCAAACCACAGTTTACATGGGCGCCCTCAGCCAAAGAG TCTGTTGAAATTAAAGGCAACATGATAGTCAGCACAATTGTCCTAAATGCCACTGCTGACATCATGAAGCACGGGGTCAACTGCACAGTCAACAACAAATTTGGAAGTGACTTCAAGACCATCAAAGTGTCAATGAAAGATGAGCGAG CATTTAAAGGCTCAGCTGAAG CTGACATGCAGCAGGGGGGCTCCAGCGCGGTGGTGGTAGCTGTAGTGGTGTGtgttctgctgctcctgctgctggtgGGCCTCATCTACTGCCTGAACAAGAGGACCAAGCTGCCGTGCAGCAAGAAGGATAAGAAGGACAT GGTCACTGGAGACGTGAACAACGACATTGTGGTTGAGATGAAGACAGGCAAGACCGAGCATGATGGTCTCCTCAACAAAAAAGCAACAGCAGAAAAG TGA